The Mumia flava region GCGGCGTCGGTGCTCGGGCACCGGCGCCGCCGTCGTCGTCGCCCCTCCGGCGCCGTTGACTGATCGCTCGCTCAGCAGCAGGATGTGGTCCGTGACCGACCACGAGACCCCGAGCCGGGTGACGGACCTGCTCGCCGCGCTGGACGCGTTCATCGACGAGGACATCCGCCCGCTCGAGGAAGCCGACGACAACCTCCGGTTCTTCGACCACCGGCGGGAGTTCGCCCGCACCGACCTCGAGCGCGACGGCGCGCCGAGCCAGGACTGGCTCGACCTCCTGGCCGAGGCGTGCCGGCGGGCCGATGCAGCGGGCTTCTACCGGTACGGGATCCCGTCCGAGCTGGGCGGCCGCGACGGCACGAACCTCGACATGGCGATCATCCGCGAGCACCTCGCGGCCCGGGGGCTCGGGCTGCACAACGACCTGCAGAACGAGCACTCGATCGTCGGCAACCTCGTCTTCGTCGAGCTCCTGCACCGGTTCGGGACGCCCGAGCAGCGCGAGCAGCTCGTCGAGCCGTCGATCCGCGGCGAGGCCGGCCTCGCCTTCGCGCTCACCGAGCCCGACCACGGCTCCGACGCGACCTGGATGACGACGCGTGCCGTGCGCGCCGGCAGCGACTGGCTGATCTCGGGCGCGAAGCGGTTCAACACGCTCGGGCCGAGCACGACCCACGACGTGGTCTTCGCCCGCACGTCCGGTGACGACGGCGACGCCACCGGCATCACGGCGTTCATCGTGCCGATGGACGCTCCCGGGCTGGACGTCCCGATGCGCTGGTGGACGTTCAACATGCCGAGCGACCACGTCGAGCTCAGGTTGGACGACGTCCGCGTCCCGTCCTCGTCGATCCTCGGGGCCGAGGGCGAAGGGCTCGCCGTCGCCCAGACGTTCGTGCACGAGAACCGCATCCGCCAGGCCGCCTCGGGCGTCGGCGCCGCGCAGTACTGCATCGACCGCTCGGTGGCGTACGCGAAGGAGCGGACCGTCTTCGGGCGGTCGCTCGCACGCAACCAGGCGATCCAGTGGCCCTTGGTCGAGCTGCACACCGAGGCCGCGATGGTCCGCACGCTCGTCCGCTCGGTGTCCGCGCAGATGGACGCGCTCAAGGAAGCCGACGAGCCGCTCGTGCAGATCGGCCACCTCGTGTCGATGTGCAACTACCGAGGCAACCGACTCGTCTGCGATGCCGCCGACCGCGCGATCCAGGTGCACGGCGGACTCGGATACACCCGCCACCTGCCGTTCGAGCACATCTACCGCCACCACCGCCGCTACCGGATCACCGAAGGGTCGGACGAGATCCAGATGCGTCGGGTCGCCGGTCACCTGTTCGGATACCTGTGAGCGCGCGGACGATGAGCACCGCGACGCCGAGCGACCCCGCACACGAACGTGCGCAGCGCCTCCAGCAGCTCGTCCGCGACGCGACGGGGACGGCCGGACCCGTGCTGCTGGAGCGCCTGACCGGAGGCGCGAGCCGGGAGACGCTCGCCGTGACCACGGGCGACGGCGACGAGCAGCAGCTCGTCCTGCGGATCGACGAGACCGGCGGGCTCGGAGGCGTCAGCCTGCAGGTCGAGGCCGCCGCGATGCGTGCCGCCGACGACGCCGGGGTCGCGGTCCCGAGGGTCCACGCCGTCGGGACGGACCCCGCCCTCGGCGCCGCGTACATGCTGATGGACCGCATCGACGGCGAGACGATCGCACGCCGCATCCTGCGCGACGACCGCTTCGCGGCGGCCCGCACAGGGCTGGTCGGTGAGCTCGGCGCCACCCTCGCCCGCCTGCACACGATCGAGGTCGGTGACGACCTGCTCGCTCCTGCGCCGGAGCCGCTCGCCGCGCTCGACGACCTCGCCGGGGCTCGCCCACCAGCGCCGGGGCTCGCACTCGGCCTGCGCGCTCTGCACGACGAGCGTCCCGAGCCGGGCGCAGAGTGCCTCGTGCACGGCGACTTCCGCCTGGGCAACCTGATGGTCGGCCCCGACGGCCTGCGCGCGGTGCTCGACTGGGAGCTGGTGCACCGCGGCGACCCGGTCGAGGATCTCGGCTGGTTGTGCGCGAAGGTCTGGCGCTTCGGTTCGCCGCACCCGGCCGGCGGTCTGGGGACACGCGACGAGCTCCTCGACGCGTACGCCGAGGTCGCCGGGTGGCGCCCGTCCGACGCGCGGCTGGCGTGGTGGGAGCGCTACGCGACGGTGCGGTGGGGGCTGATGTGCCGCGTCCAGGCAGACCGACACCTCAGCGGTGCCGAGCGGTCGATGGAGATGGTCGCGATCGGGCGCCGGTCCGCGGAGCAGGAGTTCGACGTGCTGCTCGGGCTCGGCCTCGACCACCCCCACGAGACGCGCGAGGTCCTCGACGACGCGCCGCCCGCCGCCACCGGGCCGTACGGGAGCCCGACGAGCGACGACCTGCTCGACGGGCTGCTCCACTTCCTCGGTACGGAGGTGGTGCCGGCGGGCGGGAGCGTCGGCTTCCAGGCCCGTGTCGCCACGAACCTGGCGCGCACCGTCCGCCGCGAGGCACGGCTCGGCGAGGAGCACCGCGCGCGCCACCGCGTACGCCTGGACCGGCTCGGCGTCGCCGACGACGACGAGCTGAGCCGCGCCATCGTGACGGGGTCGCTCGACGACCGCTGGGAGGCGGTCGCCGAGGTCGTGCGGGAGAGCGTGCGGGACCGGCTCGCGGTGGCCAACCCCGCGCACACCGCGCAGCCGGGATGACCGGGGCGGGCGCCGGGCACCGCGGCCGGCGGCTGCCCGCGCCCTATGATGTGGCCAGGCCGAGGGAGGCGGGATGACGACGGACCGGAGCGCGACCGCAGCAGGGACGTCGCGCGACTGGCGCACGTTCGAGCCCGTGCCGTTGACCCCGATCCTCGCCGGTGCCCTGGAGGCGTTCTACGAGCACGGATACCACGGCACGACCGTCCGCGACATCGCGCGACGTGTCGGCGTGACCGTCCCGGCGCTCTACTACCACCACCCGAGCAAGGAGGCGCTGTTCGTCACGCTCCTCCTGCTCGGGACCGACGACGTCGCCGACCGTGCCGAGGCTGCAGTCGCGGACGCCGACGACGCGGTGCAGGCGCTGTCCAACCTGACCGAGGTGGTGGTGCTGCACATGACCACGCGCCACAAGCTCGCGGCGCTCGACCTGGAGGCGCGCTACCTCGGGCAGGAGAGCCGCGCCCGGTACGCGGCCCCGCGCCGGCGCATCGACGCGCTGGTCGACCGGGTCGTTGCCGACGGGGTGGAGAGCGGGCAGTTCCACCCGACCGACGTGCACGAGGCGGCTCGGGCCCTGCTCGGGATGTGGCAGTCGATCGCGCGGTGGTTCCGTGACGACGGCACGCTCAGCGGCGAGGAGATCGCCGCCCGCTACGTGCCGCTGTCCCTCGCCACCGTCGGCCACGGCGGCTGAGCCCGACGGCTCGGCTCGGCTCGGCCCGGCGGCTCGGCCCGACGGCTCGGTGGTCGATCCCGCCGCGGTCCAGGAAGCGCCCCGCGCGATGGAGGCGAACGACGCGAAGAGCCGAGCTGTCGGTCTGATGTCCCGAGACATCACAGATCCAGACTGTCGGTGTCCCGCCGTAGTCTGTACACATGTTCGAATCGGTGTCGCCTTCGACGGTTGTGGAGGCTCTGCGCAGCCGGGTGGTCGACGCCGTCGACGGGGTGCTCGAGCAGATCGCCGCGCTCGACCCGGGTGATGTCGCGATGGGGGCCGCGGAGGTCGAGGTGGTCGCGCTGTGCGAGCGGCTGGTGCGGGTGACGCAGGCGACGCAGACGACCGCGGTCGCGGCGCTCGAGGCGCGGCGGCGTGCGGTCACGCATGTGCCGCAGCACGAGGAGACGATCGAGCGGTCGCTGCGCACCGAGGTGGCGATGGCACGCCAGGTCTCGGCGTCGGCGTCGGGCCAGTCGCTGTTCGAGTCGCGGATGCTGCAGGAGCTGCCGTCGACGGCCGCGCTGTTCGAGCAGGGTGCGATCTCTGTCGGTGTGGTGCGGGAGGTGTGCCGTGAGGTGCAGTTCCTCTCCGCCGAGCACCGTGCGCGTCTCGACTCCGAGCTCGCCGAGAGCCTCGGGTCCCTGACCCCGAAGCGCGCGGGCAAGGCAGCCCGGCGGCTGACCCTTGCCCTCGATCCGCACGCGGGCTACGTCCGGACCATGCGGGCACGGGGCGAGCGGCAGGTGAGCCTGACCCGCGAGCTCGACACGATGGCGACGCTGCGGGTCTACGGCCCGGCCGAGCAGCTCGCAGCGGCCTACCACGCCCTCGACGACCACGCGAGCGCCCGACGGGCCGACGGGGATCCCCGCACCGTGTCGCAGCTGCTCGCCGACACCGCGCTCGAGCGGCTCACCGGTGCCGCGGTCGACACCGACGGCCGGGCGCCGATCCGCACCGAGATCAGCCTCCTCATGCGACCCGAGACGCTCTTCGGCACCGAGGACACACCGGCGGTCCTGGACGGCTACGGAGCCGTCCCGGCCGAGCTGGCCCGTGAGCTGGTCACCGACGCGGGAGCCACGGCCTGGATCCGCCGCCTGTTCACCCGCGCCGACGGGCAGCGGCTGTCGCACGCGGATCCACGACGTCGCCGGTTCCCACCCGCGGTCGCACGGCTCGTCCGCTCGGTCGACGCCGAGTGCCTGCGGCCCTGGTGCGACTGCCGGGCCCGTGACATCGACCACCGCCTGCCCCACCATCGAGGCGGCCCGTCGACAGGAGCGAACGCCGACCCGGCCTGCCGCGGCAGCAACCAGACCAAGGAAGCGCACGGCTGGCGCGTCACCGGCGAGACCAGTGGCCCACCACCCGACCAGCCAACCCCCGACAAGCCAACCCCGAAGAGACCAGACCCGAGCACGCCAGCCCCGAACAGACCAGACCCGAGCACGCCAGCCCCGAGCAGACCAGACCCGAACAGGCGAGACTCCCTGCACGGCGGGGTCGCCGACGCCCCACGCGTGGTCACCTGGACGACCCCCACCGGACACCGCTACACCTCGACGCGACCCGGTCCACACGGTCACGGACCAACGATGATCGTGACAAGACCCCCGACCTCACCGCTCGAGCGACGGCTGTGCTCGATGGTCCGTCAAGCACGCCTCGATCACGAGAACGCCGACGCCAGAGCGGCATGGGACGAAGCAACACACCTGCCCGACGACCCGCCCCACGACTGACCCGTTGCCCTCGACTCGCCCCTGAGCCCAGGCACCCGGGCTGAGCCCTCGCGGTCGCCCTCGGGTGAGGCGCGCCGTGGGCGGTGGGTCGCCTCGCCTCGCCGCGCGCCGCTGCCGACTCTCAGCCGACCGAGTGCAGGCAGAGCACGTTCCCCTCGGAGTCCTTGAACCACGCCGCGGCCGGTCAGGATTGGTCTCGAGGTACGCGCCGGGGTACGCGGACGTGTCCTTTCGCTCGGCGCTGCGCCTCAGAGGCGCTCGACGACGGTCGCGTTGGCCATGCCGCCGCCCTCGCACATCGTCTGGAGACCGTAGCGCCCGCCGGTCGCCTCGAGGTGGTTCACCAGGGTGGCCAGCAGGCGCGTCCCCGAGGCCCCGAGCGGGTGGCCGAGCGCGATCGCGCCACCGCGGGGGTTCAGCTTCTCCGGGTCGGCGTTGAGCTCCTGGGCCCACGCCAGCGGCACCGGCGCGAACGCCTCGTTCACCTCGTACGCGTCGATGTCGTCGATCGCCAGCCCGGCCCGCTCGAGCACCTTCTGGGTCGCCGGGATCGGCCCGGTGAGCATGATCTCGGGGTCCGATCCGCACACCGCGAAGCTGTGCAGCGCGGCGCGCGGGGTCAGCCCGAGGGCCGCGGCCGTGTCCTCGCCCATCAGCAGCGCGGCCGATGCGCCGTCGGTCAGCGGCGAGGAGTTGCCCGGCGTGATCACCCAGTCGATCTCCGGATACTGCTCGGAGTAGCGGTCGTTCGCGAACGCGGGACGCAGGCCGCCGAGGCCCTCGGCCGTCGTGCTCGCCCGCACCGTCTCGTCGGCGGCGTGCACGGTGCCGTCCGGCAGCGTGACCGGCACGATCTCGTCGGCGAACCTCCCGCTCGTCGTGTGCTCCGCGGCGAGCCGGTGCGAACGCGCGGCGTAGGCGTCGACCTCTCCGCGCGAGAGCTTCCACCGCGACGCGATCAGCTCGGCGCCGATCCCCTGCGGGGGCAGGCTGGCGAAACGTTGGGCGAGCGGCCCGAACGGGTCTCCGTCCATGGTCGGCGTGCCCATGGGCACCCGGCTCATCGACTCCACGCCGCAGGCGATGGCCACGTCGTACGCGCCGGCCATGATGCCCTGCGCGGCGAAGTGCACGGCCTGCTGGCTGGAGCCGCACTGCCGGTCGATCGTCGTCGCGGGGACGGTCTCGGGGAAGCCCGCCGTCAGCAGGGCCGTGCGGCCGATGTTGAGTGCCTGGTCGCCGGCCTGGTCGACGCAGCCGGCGATCACGTCGTCGACCTTCCCTGCCTCGACGCCGGTGCGCTCGATCAGCGCGGTGAGCGTGGTGGCGAGCAGCTCGGCGGGATGCACCCCGGACAGGGCGCCGCCGGGCTTGCCCTTGCCGGAGGCGGTTCGGACGACGTCGACGATCACGGCACGGCGCATGGCGGGGGCCTCTCTGGTGGATTGACTGAGCGCTCGCTCAATTCTGGGAGCAGGAGAGATCGCTGTCAAGGCACCGCAGGACCGCGACCGCCGTGTCTCGGCCGACCTCGCTGCGGGCATGCTCGCCCCGGTCCGCGCTCGCCCGAGCACGACGACGGCCGGCCCGGCGGGAGCCGGACCGGCCGTCGTCGACCGTGCGGGGCACCGTCGCGAACGACGGCGGATGGTGGAGCTGGCGGGAATCGAACCCGCGTCCTCCAGCGCAGGACCAGGACTTCTCCGAGCGCAGTTCGTCATGTCGTGTTCTCAGCCCCGACGCTCGGACGAACACGTCGTCGACAGGCTCAGTCGCTGTGAATGTCCCCTGTCAGTCCCGCGACCGGACTAACAGAGCAAGCCTCCTAGCTGAGGCCGGTGACTGGGACGGAGGCGCTCCCAGGCCGACCCTTCGCGGTACTCGCCTCAGGCGGCGAGAGCGAAGTCAGTGCGCTTGGAATCGGCACTTGTTGTTTTCCAAGGAACGTTCACGAGATGACCTTGGATTCTCGGCTCGCTTCTCCTGATTCGTACGACCGAAGTCGAAACCGATCAGCCCCGCTGTGATGTTGTCAAAACGCGCCGGTGGAACCGACGCCTGAACTCTACCCCGCACAACCCGCCCCGGACGAACGGTATTCCCGGCGCGGCCGATCTACCCTGCACGAGTGAGGCCGTGCGTATGGCTCCTGCTGGCGGCCGTGCTCGCCGCCGGGTGCGCGGGCACGGACGGCGACACTGCGCGCAGCGACGGCGGCTCGTCCGCGAACGCCGTCGTTCCTGCTGCGAGCGCATCCACCACCGCGGCCCGGCCGGCGGCCTCCTCGGCGCCGCAGCGGACCGCCGACCGCACGACTCCCCGTACGACGCCCCGCGCGGAACCCCGCCGGGCGTGCCGGTCGGGACCGCGCCGGACGGCCGACGGCACGCGCCGGTTCTGGACGAAGGACAGGCGGTGCTACACCTCGCGCTGGTACGCAGGCGCCCACCGCCGCATGATCCCGTTCGGCTGCACCCGCGCTCCCTGGTATCCGCCGTCGTCACGCTGCGCCCGGGGCCGCGGCTTCCACCACGGCCTCGACCTCGCGATGCGCAAGGGCACGAAGGTGTACGCGGGCGTGCGGGGACGGATCGTGACCCGCGGGCTCGGGTCCGCGTACGGCAGCCGTGCGGTGATCATCCGCTCGCGCGGCCGCGACGTCCTGCTCGGACACCTGCGATCGCGTCGGGTGTCCCACGGCGACCGGGTCCGTCGCGGCGACCTGGTCGGCCGATCCGGGGCGCGGGGCGCGCCGGACGGCCCGCACCTGCACGTCGAGGTCCGCCCGGCCCGGGGGTCGTACCTGTCGGCCGTCAGCCCGCGTCGGGTGCTGCGCCTACGCGTGGCGGGGTGAGGGTCTCGATCGCTCGCTCCGCTCGCGCCTCGACCAGCGGATGGGTGACCCTCGCGCCTCGACCAGCGGATGGGTGACCCTCGCGCCTCGACCAGCGGATGGGTGACCCTCGCGCCTCGACCAGCGGGAGGAGCTCAGGCGTCGAACAGCGCCAGGCCGTTGCGCCAGAGGACGTCGCGCAGCCAGTCGTCACCGAGGTCGAGCCGCGCGAGCGCCTCGACCTGGTGGGCGTACGCGTACGGGATGTTCGGGAAGTCCGACCCGAGCAGCACCCGCGGCTGCAGGTCCTTCAGGCGCCCCAGGTCGTCGGTCGGGAACGGCGTGGTCTCCTCGGTGAAGTCGGTGAAGACCATCGTGGTGTCGAGCCGCACGTTCGGGTAGCGCTCGGCGAAGTCGAGGAACGCGCCGTACTCCGGCACGCCCATGTGCGCCACGATCATCGGCAGCGTCGGGAACGCCGCCAGCACACGTCCGATCAGCTCCGGCCCGGTGAACCTCCCCGGCGCCGGTCCCGAGCCCGCGTGCACGACGACCGGTGTCTGCGAGTCGGTCAGCGCACCCCACACCTCGTCGAGCATCGGGTCGGTCGGGTCGAACTCCCCCACCTGGATGTGCGTCTTGAAGATCTCGGTCCCGGCGTCGATCCGCGCGCGGACGTACGCCCCGGCCTCCGGCTCCGGGTAGAAGGTGGCGCTGCGCAGGGCGTTGCCGTAGGTGTCGGCGAAGTCCGCGGCCCAGTCGTTCAGGAACTCCGCGATCCCCGGCTTGTGCGCGTACGGCAGCGCGGAGAAGCGGAGCACCCCCATCCGCTCCAGGTGCGCGACCCGCTCCCCGTCCGACCAGCGGTAGGTGATCGGCCACTCGCGGCCCGTCAGCGGGCCGGCGGCGTCGAAGTACGACCACACCTTCTGCATCACCCGCGGCGGGAGGAAGTGCACGTGAGCGTCGAACAGCCCCGGGATCCCGAGCCGTGCGCAGAACTCCGGGAGCCCGTCATCGGACAACGCAGCATCCGACAACGCAGCATCGGACAACGCAGCGCCCGGAAGGGGGTCGGTCATCCCGGCATCCCCTTGATCCTGCGGCCGATCTCGGTCTGCACCTCTCGGGTCGCCTGCCGCTCGGCGATCGCCTGCCGCTTGTCCCACGCCTTCTTGCCCCGGGCGACCGCGACCTCGATCTTCGCGCGGCCGGAGGAGAAGTAGAGGGACAGCGGGACCAGGGTCACGCCCGGGTTGGAGACGGCCTTCTCGATCTTCTCGATCTCACGGCGGTGCAGCAGCAGCTTCCGCTTGCGGCGGGCCGTGTGGTTGGTCCACGTCCCCTGTGCGTACTCGGGGATGTGCACGCCGTGCAGCCACACCTCGCCGTCCTCGATGTCGGCCCAGCCGTCGGTGAGGTTCGCGCGGCCCTCGCGCAGCGACTTGACCTCGGTGCCGGTCAGCACCAACCCCGCCTCGTAGGTGTCGTCGACGTGGTAGTCGTGCCGCGCCTTGCGGTTCTGCGCGATCAGCTTCCTGCCCGGTTCCTTGGCCATTCCTCCATTGTCCAGGTCGCGTCCAGACGTTTACAGCCAGTTCATCGGGTCCCGGGTGTTGCCGTTCTTCAGGACCATGAAGTGCAGGTGGCATCCCGTGGAGTACCCGGTGCTCCCGACGTAGCCGATCGTCTCGCCACGGCTGACGTACTGGCCCTCGTAGGTGGAGAACTGCGAGAGGTGGTTGTACGTCGTGGCGACGCTCGCCCCCCGCATCCGGCCGTGGGAGATGATGACGCGGTTGCCGTAGCCGGCGTTGTAGTACGCGCCGATCACCGTGCCGCTCGCGGCGGCGTACACCGGGGTCCCGCAGCCGACGCCGAAGTCGGTGCCGTCGTGGAGCTTCCAGACGTGCAGGATGGGGTGGAAGCGCATCCCGTACGACGACGTGATCGGGCCGGAGACGGGGTACGAGAGGCCGCCGCCGCCACCACCGCCACCGCCGCCGCCGCCGCCGGAGGAGGAGCCGCCGCCGGACGACGAGCCGCCGCCCCCTCCGCCGCCACCGCCGCCGGAGCTCTTCTTGTCGTTCTTCCGGGCCTCCTGGCGCCGCTTGCGCTCCAGGCGCTCCTGGCGCCGCCGCTCCGCGCGCGCCTCGGCCCGTGCGATCGCCTTGAGCCGGGCACTGATCCGGTCGCGCTCCGACTCCAGGGCCTGGAGCTGGACCGCGTCGGACTGCTTGGCCTTCGCCGCCTCCTGACGCGCCTCGGCGGTCGAGCGCACGAGCGTCGCGACCTGCGCCTCCTGCTCCTCGGCCTGCGCGGTCAGCTCCTCCTGCAGCTGGAGGTTCTCCGCCGCCGCCTCGCGCTTCACCTTGACGACGTCGCGCGCCTTCTTCACCTTCTCGCGCGTCAGGGCCAGGATCACCTGGGTCGCCTCGAGCTGATCGCCCTGGGCGAGCCGGGCCTCGGTGACCGCCGTGTCGAGGCTGACCTGCTCGGCGTACGTCGCGGCGTCGACGCCGTTGACCAGCGCCGAGAAGGCCCGCAGGCTCGGAGAACCGGACTGGAGCTGCTCCACGGTCGTCCGCTCCAGCACGCGCTCGGCCTTGCGGCTGCGCTTGCGGCCCTTCTTCGCCTCGGTCCGCGCGTCGGAGAGCTCGTCCTCGGCCTCGGTCAGCGCAGCCTGCATCGCCGCGTCACGCGCCTGCGCCGCGGCGAGCTGGGTCCGGGTCGTCGCCAGCGTCGCCCGCGCCGACGTGAGACTGGTCTGGGCGGACTGGAGCGCACGGGTCGCGTTCGCCAGCCTCGCCGAGGAGGCGTCCAGGTCGGATCGGGCACCGGCAATGTCCGACGTCACGTCCTGACGTCGGTCTCTGAGGTCGTCCTTGTCGTCGCCGGAACTGGGACTCGCGACCGCTGCGGTGACGCAGAGCAGGAGAACCAGAACCAAGGCGGCACGTACAGGAACGAGGGGGAAGACTCGCACCACACGCTGCCTCTGCTCGGGGACAGGTCGGGATGAACGTATCCGCCCATTCCGCCAGAACCCGGCATTTCATCACGCTCGGGCGCGTCCGACGGGCCCCTCGGGTCGCCGGACCGCGCCGGCCCGTGTCACACCTTGAGGTAGCGGCGCGTCATCACGAGCGTCGGGATCAGCGCGAGCAGGATCGCCAGGACGGTGGTGTAGATCATCACCCCGCCGGCGTCCTGCCATCTGACCCAGGTCGTCAACGCCCCCAGACGGTCGCGCAGGAAGCCGTAGACCACCCACTGCATGAACGCGGCCAGGCCCAGGCACGCGAGGCCGGCCGAGATCAGTGCCGCGACCAGCGACTCGAGGATGAACGGGAGCTGGATGTGCCAGGTGGACGCACCCACGAGCCGCATGATGCCGATCTCGCGGCGACGGGCGTACGCGGTCATCCGGATGGTGTTCGAGACCTGCAGCACGGCTGCGACGATCAGCAGCAGCGACGTGCCGAGCGCGGCCCAGCGCAGCTTGGAGAGCACCTCGAACAACGGCGCGAGCAGGTCGCGCAGGCTGATCACGCTCGCCACCCCGTCGATCCCGGTGAGCTGGCTGGTGATCCCCTCGGACTGGTTCGGGTCGACCAGAGTCACGCGGTAGGAGACGCCGAACGACTCCGGTCCGAGCGCCTCGAGCTGCTTGCGCCCCTCGGCGTTCTGGCCGAGGCGCTCCTGCGCGAGCTCGTAGTTCTCCTCCGGCGTCCAGCGCTCGTACGAGCGGACCTCCGGATTCTCGTCGAGCGCGGCCTCGACGGCCTGCTCCTGCTGCTCGGTGGCGCGGCCGCCGACGCACGTGTCCGCGGAGGAGTTCTGGGTGCAGAGGTTGACCTGGATCTGCAGCCGGTTGCCGAAGAAGGTCTCGGTGCGGTCCGCCTGAGCCTGCAGCAGCAGACCGAGCGATGCCAGCACCAGCGACACGCTCATCGTGACGACGAGGGAGACCGTCATCGAGAAGTTGCGTCGGATGCCCGTGGTGAGCTCGTTGAAGATGCTTCCGAGTGCCATCGAATCGTCTCGTCAGTTCTCGTAGCCGTAGGCGCCGCGCGACTGGTCGCGGACGAGGTGCCCGCCGGACAGCTCGATCACCCGCTTGCGCATCTGGTCGACGATGCCGACGTCGTGGGTCGCCATGAGCACGGTCGTATCGGTCCGGTTGATCCGGTCGAGCAGCTTCATGATGCCGACGGAGGTCTGCGGGTCGAGGTTGCCCGTCGGCTCGTCGGCGATCAGGATCATCGGACGGTTCACGAAGGCACGAGCGATCGCCACGCGCTGCTGCTCACCGCCCGACAGCTCGTCCGGCATCCGCTCGCCCTTGCCCTCGAGCCCGACCAGCTCCAGCGTCTGCGGGACCACCCGACGGATCTCCGAGCGGGACTTGCCGATGACCTGCAGCGCGAACGCGACGTTCTCCGAGACGGTCTTGTTCGGGAGCAGGCGGAAGTCCTGGAACACCGTGCCGAGCTGACGACGCAGCTTCGGCACCTTCCAGTTCGCCAGGCGGTTGATCTCCTTGCCGGCGACGTAGACCCGTCCTGTGCTCGGCCGCGTCTCCCGCAGGATCATCCTGAGGAAGGTCGACTTGCCGGAGCCGGACTGCCCGACCAGGAACACGAACTCGCCCTTCTCGATCTCAAGATTGATCGAGTCGAGAGCGGGTCTCGGTTGACCGGGGTAGGTCTTCGTGACGTTCTCGAAGCGGATCACCGTGCGAGTGTACGCAGGCTCAGGAAGCGGCAGCCTCAGCGCCACGCCGCCAGCGGATTCCTGCCTCGATGAACGGGTCGATCTCGCCGTCGAACACGGCCTGGGTGTTGCCCGTCTCGTACTCCGTCCGGAGATCCTTGACCATCTGGTACGGATTGAGCACGTACGAGCGCATCTGGTCGCCCCAGGACGCCTGCACGTCACCGCGCAGCTCGTCGAGCTGGGCGCGCTCCTCGGCCTTCTTCAGGGCGAGCAGCTTCGCCTTGAGGATCACCATCGCGCTCGCCTTGTTCTGGAGCTGGCTCTTCTCGTTCTGGCAGCTCACCACGACGCCGGTCGGCAGGTGGGTCAACCGGACCGCGGAGTCGGTCGTGTTGACGCTCTGGCCGCCGGGGCCGGACGAGCGGTACACGTCGACGCGGACCTCGTCCTCGGGGATGTCGATCTCGTCGGTCTGCTCCAGCACCGGGACGACCTCGACCGCGGCGAACGACGTCTGCCGGCGGCCCTGGTTGTCGAACGGGGAGATCCGCACGAGCCGGTGCGTGCCCGACTCCACCGACAGCGTGCCGTAGGCGTACG contains the following coding sequences:
- a CDS encoding DUF222 domain-containing protein codes for the protein MFESVSPSTVVEALRSRVVDAVDGVLEQIAALDPGDVAMGAAEVEVVALCERLVRVTQATQTTAVAALEARRRAVTHVPQHEETIERSLRTEVAMARQVSASASGQSLFESRMLQELPSTAALFEQGAISVGVVREVCREVQFLSAEHRARLDSELAESLGSLTPKRAGKAARRLTLALDPHAGYVRTMRARGERQVSLTRELDTMATLRVYGPAEQLAAAYHALDDHASARRADGDPRTVSQLLADTALERLTGAAVDTDGRAPIRTEISLLMRPETLFGTEDTPAVLDGYGAVPAELARELVTDAGATAWIRRLFTRADGQRLSHADPRRRRFPPAVARLVRSVDAECLRPWCDCRARDIDHRLPHHRGGPSTGANADPACRGSNQTKEAHGWRVTGETSGPPPDQPTPDKPTPKRPDPSTPAPNRPDPSTPAPSRPDPNRRDSLHGGVADAPRVVTWTTPTGHRYTSTRPGPHGHGPTMIVTRPPTSPLERRLCSMVRQARLDHENADARAAWDEATHLPDDPPHD
- a CDS encoding TetR/AcrR family transcriptional regulator: MTTDRSATAAGTSRDWRTFEPVPLTPILAGALEAFYEHGYHGTTVRDIARRVGVTVPALYYHHPSKEALFVTLLLLGTDDVADRAEAAVADADDAVQALSNLTEVVVLHMTTRHKLAALDLEARYLGQESRARYAAPRRRIDALVDRVVADGVESGQFHPTDVHEAARALLGMWQSIARWFRDDGTLSGEEIAARYVPLSLATVGHGG
- a CDS encoding thiolase family protein, translated to MRRAVIVDVVRTASGKGKPGGALSGVHPAELLATTLTALIERTGVEAGKVDDVIAGCVDQAGDQALNIGRTALLTAGFPETVPATTIDRQCGSSQQAVHFAAQGIMAGAYDVAIACGVESMSRVPMGTPTMDGDPFGPLAQRFASLPPQGIGAELIASRWKLSRGEVDAYAARSHRLAAEHTTSGRFADEIVPVTLPDGTVHAADETVRASTTAEGLGGLRPAFANDRYSEQYPEIDWVITPGNSSPLTDGASAALLMGEDTAAALGLTPRAALHSFAVCGSDPEIMLTGPIPATQKVLERAGLAIDDIDAYEVNEAFAPVPLAWAQELNADPEKLNPRGGAIALGHPLGASGTRLLATLVNHLEATGGRYGLQTMCEGGGMANATVVERL
- a CDS encoding acyl-CoA dehydrogenase family protein translates to MTDHETPSRVTDLLAALDAFIDEDIRPLEEADDNLRFFDHRREFARTDLERDGAPSQDWLDLLAEACRRADAAGFYRYGIPSELGGRDGTNLDMAIIREHLAARGLGLHNDLQNEHSIVGNLVFVELLHRFGTPEQREQLVEPSIRGEAGLAFALTEPDHGSDATWMTTRAVRAGSDWLISGAKRFNTLGPSTTHDVVFARTSGDDGDATGITAFIVPMDAPGLDVPMRWWTFNMPSDHVELRLDDVRVPSSSILGAEGEGLAVAQTFVHENRIRQAASGVGAAQYCIDRSVAYAKERTVFGRSLARNQAIQWPLVELHTEAAMVRTLVRSVSAQMDALKEADEPLVQIGHLVSMCNYRGNRLVCDAADRAIQVHGGLGYTRHLPFEHIYRHHRRYRITEGSDEIQMRRVAGHLFGYL
- a CDS encoding phosphotransferase family protein, giving the protein MSTATPSDPAHERAQRLQQLVRDATGTAGPVLLERLTGGASRETLAVTTGDGDEQQLVLRIDETGGLGGVSLQVEAAAMRAADDAGVAVPRVHAVGTDPALGAAYMLMDRIDGETIARRILRDDRFAAARTGLVGELGATLARLHTIEVGDDLLAPAPEPLAALDDLAGARPPAPGLALGLRALHDERPEPGAECLVHGDFRLGNLMVGPDGLRAVLDWELVHRGDPVEDLGWLCAKVWRFGSPHPAGGLGTRDELLDAYAEVAGWRPSDARLAWWERYATVRWGLMCRVQADRHLSGAERSMEMVAIGRRSAEQEFDVLLGLGLDHPHETREVLDDAPPAATGPYGSPTSDDLLDGLLHFLGTEVVPAGGSVGFQARVATNLARTVRREARLGEEHRARHRVRLDRLGVADDDELSRAIVTGSLDDRWEAVAEVVRESVRDRLAVANPAHTAQPG
- a CDS encoding M23 family metallopeptidase translates to MRPCVWLLLAAVLAAGCAGTDGDTARSDGGSSANAVVPAASASTTAARPAASSAPQRTADRTTPRTTPRAEPRRACRSGPRRTADGTRRFWTKDRRCYTSRWYAGAHRRMIPFGCTRAPWYPPSSRCARGRGFHHGLDLAMRKGTKVYAGVRGRIVTRGLGSAYGSRAVIIRSRGRDVLLGHLRSRRVSHGDRVRRGDLVGRSGARGAPDGPHLHVEVRPARGSYLSAVSPRRVLRLRVAG